One stretch of Francisella sp. LA112445 DNA includes these proteins:
- a CDS encoding FAD-dependent oxidoreductase — translation MKKVAIIGAGLAGLTVANTLKGLADITIYEKARGVSGRMSTRYADPYYFDHGAQYFTAKSPEFKAFIQPLLNKGIIKNWQADFVEIKESRIVNKKTWNDEYNHYIGCPRMNTVAQYLAKDLNILLNTRVSKITKSNQQWFLYDDNGRHLGEYDWVVLAIPSDQLREVLPIKTSFFNQITSIKMSGCFSLMLGYSRKINLGFDTALVHDEIVSWISLNSSKPDRNTPSCLLIHSSNQWADQHIDDQREQILDIVFDRVKNILNIDLSNPDYKTLHAWRYANIQKQNTQGYFIDGLQNIAACGDWCIKGRVESAFTSGSKLANQIKTIIS, via the coding sequence ATGAAAAAAGTTGCTATCATTGGTGCTGGTTTAGCAGGATTAACTGTCGCGAATACCTTAAAAGGCTTAGCTGACATAACAATCTATGAGAAAGCTCGAGGTGTAAGTGGTAGGATGTCTACAAGATATGCTGACCCTTACTACTTTGACCATGGAGCTCAATATTTCACAGCAAAATCTCCTGAGTTTAAAGCCTTTATTCAACCTTTACTTAATAAAGGAATCATAAAGAATTGGCAAGCTGATTTTGTTGAAATAAAAGAGAGCAGAATAGTAAATAAAAAAACTTGGAATGATGAGTATAACCACTATATTGGCTGCCCAAGAATGAATACAGTAGCTCAATATTTAGCCAAAGACTTAAATATTCTGTTAAACACTAGAGTTTCAAAAATAACAAAATCAAATCAGCAATGGTTTCTTTATGATGATAACGGTAGGCACTTAGGTGAGTATGACTGGGTTGTCTTAGCCATACCATCCGACCAGTTAAGAGAGGTCCTTCCAATAAAGACCAGCTTTTTTAATCAGATAACATCTATAAAAATGAGTGGTTGCTTTTCATTAATGCTTGGTTACAGTCGTAAAATCAACTTAGGTTTTGATACAGCTCTAGTTCATGATGAAATAGTTAGCTGGATATCTCTAAACAGCTCAAAGCCTGATCGAAATACTCCTAGCTGTCTACTAATCCATTCATCAAACCAATGGGCTGATCAGCATATTGATGATCAGCGAGAGCAGATTCTTGATATAGTTTTTGATAGAGTCAAAAATATCTTAAACATTGATCTTTCAAACCCTGACTATAAAACTCTACATGCTTGGCGCTATGCAAATATACAAAAGCAAAATACCCAAGGATATTTTATAGATGGGCTTCAAAATATAGCAGCTTGTGGAGACTGGTGTATTAAGGGCCGAGTAGAATCGGCTTTTACAAGTGGTTCTAAACTAGCTAATCAGATAAAAACTATTATTTCTTAA
- a CDS encoding DUF3429 domain-containing protein produces MKTLKNIDLYLGYLGLIPFIFLTVCLTYNYDFSIFGNNSKAICSYGLVIASFLASTHWGRQMNLADPSKKLILTISSNINVIAIWLAYLSLDAKTFVFVLAIEFLVLLKIDYYIYKAKLTEYRYFFCIRLPITTIVVILLGISWSVI; encoded by the coding sequence TTGAAAACTCTCAAAAACATTGATCTTTACTTAGGATACTTAGGACTAATCCCTTTCATTTTTTTAACAGTTTGTCTAACTTATAACTATGATTTCTCTATATTTGGCAATAACTCTAAAGCTATTTGTAGTTACGGCCTAGTGATCGCTAGTTTTCTTGCTAGCACACACTGGGGGCGACAAATGAACCTAGCTGATCCTAGTAAAAAACTAATACTAACAATCAGTAGCAACATAAATGTCATAGCAATATGGCTAGCATATCTTAGTTTAGATGCAAAAACCTTTGTCTTTGTACTAGCCATAGAGTTTCTAGTATTACTCAAAATCGACTACTATATTTATAAGGCAAAACTTACTGAATATAGGTACTTCTTCTGCATTAGACTACCTATAACAACCATTGTAGTGATATTACTTGGAATATCATGGAGTGTAATATGA